Genomic segment of Gloeocapsa sp. PCC 7428:
GTGATTTTGTGCCGCGAGTTCAAGTCGATCGCGTTGTTGATATAACAACAGTTAAAGCTCGTAAAGACGATCCTGCGGTGGTTCTTGTCGATTCGCGCGAAAGCGATCGCTATTCTGGAGAACGCGAACCTATCGATCCAATTGCAGGTCATATTCCTGGTGCCGTCAATTATCCTTGGCAAGAGGTTTCTGACGCGCAAGGTTACTTGCGATCGCCTACCGCACAACGCGATCGTTGGGAAAACCTCAAATCTGCGGAGGAAATTATCGTTTATTGCGGTTCTGGCGTGACAGCGTGTGTCAATTTACTTTCTCTGGAGTTGGCTAGAATTGATACCGGAAAGCTTTATGCTGGTAGCTGGAGTGACTGGTGTTCTTATCTCCTCGCTGAACCACCAACCGAGGAAACTCAAAATAAAAGCGATCGCCCTAGTTCTTAAC
This window contains:
- a CDS encoding sulfurtransferase — its product is MTDLQSVVSTKWLFEHLEDPQVAIADCRFSLAEPQLGYQQYQKSHIPGAFYLDLNQDLSSPVAPHGGRHPLPDLYKFAHKLSQLGITSQTLVVAYDDSRFAFAARLWWLLRYLGHTQVAVLDGGFTGWLNSGYPVTDILPESKLGDFVPRVQVDRVVDITTVKARKDDPAVVLVDSRESDRYSGEREPIDPIAGHIPGAVNYPWQEVSDAQGYLRSPTAQRDRWENLKSAEEIIVYCGSGVTACVNLLSLELARIDTGKLYAGSWSDWCSYLLAEPPTEETQNKSDRPSS